From Juglans regia cultivar Chandler chromosome 6, Walnut 2.0, whole genome shotgun sequence, the proteins below share one genomic window:
- the LOC109012881 gene encoding disease resistance protein RPV1-like isoform X4: MTTSSMASLQGVSSSLSSASTSSIHPWSYDVFLSFRGKDVRQKFISHLYNALDKRGISTYIDNELERGEEISQALFQAIEGSMISIIVLSRNYAESKWCLNEILKILECVRTIKQIVLPIFYDVDPSDVRHQKKKFGEAFSKLKGRSEGKVELVLKWEAALEELANMSGLELKNYRKESELIQEIIRWVDFRVVNHTPLSVAKYPIGLESRIQDIYQHLSIGKNDIVCMLGIFGTGGIGKTTISKDIYNRISSQFEGSCFLKNIRETSKRAGGVIQLQNTLLSTILGISFDVSDIDKGINVIRHRLCSKRVLLILDDVDELVQIEKLAGDRAWFGSGSRIIITTRDQQLLKISEVDSEYKLKILDDNEALRLFSLHAFKKDEPLDDYVELSKQVIKYAQGLPLALIVLGSDLKGQSIYQWKSAMDKYKSFPNRNIQKVLLVSYEGLDDTEREMFLDIAFFFKGESFAGVIKIFDSCGFSPVHGIQRLIDKCLITIEDEYVLMHDLLQNMGREIVRLESPKEPSKRSRLWFHEDICEVLEESTGTNKIEGMIIDMPEGEDVIRLSPKAFVQMKGLRVFINRNASFSSGPNYLSNKLRVLDWFEYPLQSLPPNFLGNRLIILKMRGSFLKELGMGFKFKLGIGGCTNLVKKMGDDRQSILATDSTRMEDEISSSHEEQVHELAPPMNSRNGSSALQVLNLQNCFQSKSSFFPISSFFIVFNSSATLKFLYLSKSEFDSLPTSIKGFVALNYLYMWDCKKLEEVLELPPNIRFVNVQGCKSLERFPEVSRILEFNGSHIRSLQQINICGCDKMHEKIWNYKVPNSLLWKGHYDATVFPENEIPGWFRYQKEFLENEIVKRGDNDFQLRKNEEWVINIEGPHYLKDISGIVVYAVVFYKEANYMDTIEDVEITSNSSNHVCRINLSEGVSLHHNNTTEVGGKYYVRVSYSDLESFKVKVLENLRVQLRTDWASFRVPYYRSWGANIIYKKHESRAHKRRKMD; the protein is encoded by the exons ATGACCACTTCTTCCATGGCCAGCTTACAAGGAGTTTCTTCCTCGCTCTCTTCCGCTTCAACTTCTTCCATCCATCCGTGGAGTTACGATGTATTCTTGAGCTTTAGAGGTAAAGATGTTcgccaaaaatttatttctcatctatacAATGCTTTGGATAAAAGGGGAATCAGCACTTACATAGACAATGAGCTTGAAAGAGGAGAGGAAATTTCACAAGCACTTTTCCAAGCTATCGAAGggtcaatgatttctattatcGTACTCTCTAGAAACTATGCAGAATCTAAATGGTGCTTAAACGAGATATTGAAGATCCTTGAGTGTGTGAGAACAATAAAACAAATTGTTCTACCAATATTTTACGATGTAGATCCATCAGATGTAagacatcaaaaaaaaaaatttggagaaGCATTTTCTAAACTTAAAGGTAGGTCCGAGGGCAAGGTAGAACTAGTGCTGAAGTGGGAGGCAGCATTAGAAGAACTAGCCAATATGTCGGGGCTCGAATTAAAGAATTACAG GAAAGAGTCAGAACTTATCCAGGAAATCATTCGATGGGTGGACTTTAGAGTGGTAAACCATACACCTCTAAGCGTTGCCAAGTATCCAATTGGGTTAGAGTCTCGTATACAAGACATTTATCAGCATTTAAGTATTGGAAAGAATGATATTGTATGCATGCTAGGGATATTTGGGACCGGTGGAATTGGTAAGACAACTATTTCAAAAGATATCTATAACCGGATTTCTTCTCAATTTGAAGGaagttgtttcttgaaaaacattagagaaacttcaaaacGAGCAGGAGGTGTAATTCAGCTGCAAAATACACTTCTTTCTACGATCTTGGGAATAAGTTTTGATGTTAGTGATATTGACAAAGGCATCAATGTGATTAGGCATAGACTTTGCTCTAAAAGGGTTCTCTtaattcttgatgatgtggatgagTTGGTCCAAATAGAAAAGTTAGCTGGAGATCGTGCTTGGTTTGGTTCAGGAAGTAGAATCATtataacaacaagagatcaacaattattaaaaatctcTGAAGTTGATTCGGAATAcaagttgaaaattttggatGACAATGAAGCTCTTCGGCTCTTTAGCTTGCATGCTTTTAAGAAAGACGAACCACTCGACGATTATGTGGAACTCTCTAAACAAGTAATAAAATATGCTCAGGGTCTTCCACTAGCTCTAATAGTGCTAGGTTCAGATCTAAAAGGTCAAAGTATATATCAATGGAAAAGTGCAATGGATAAATATAAAAGCTTTCCTAACAGAAATATTCAAAAAGTACTCTTAGTGAGCTATGAAGGATTGGATGATACTGAGAGGGAAATGTTCCTTgatattgcatttttctttaaagGAGAATCTTTTGCTGGtgtcataaaaatatttgatagtTGTGGTTTTTCTCCCGTTCATGGTATCCAAAGGCTTATAGACAAGTGTCTTATTACTATTGAAGATGAATATGTTCTGATGCATGACTTGCTACAAAATATGGGTCGAGAAATTGTTCGACTAGAATCACCCAAAGAGCCGAGCAAACGTAGTAGATTGTGGTTTCATGAGGATATCTGTGAAGTGTTGGAAGAAAGTACG GGTACAAACAAAATCGAAGGCATGATAATAGATATGCCTGAAGGCGAGGACGTGATTAGGTTGAGTCCCAAAGCATTTGTACAGATGAAAGGACTTAGAGTGTTTATCAATCGTAATGCAAGTTTTTCAAGTGGACCTAATTATCTCTCCAACAAGTTAAGAGTTCTTGATTGGTTTGAATATCCTCTTCAATCTTTGCCACCCAATTTTCTTGGAAATAGGCTCATTATATTGAAAATGCGTGGTAGCTTCTTGAAGGAGTTAGGCATGGGATTCAAGTTTAAG CTTGGGATTGGTGGTTGTACAAATCTGGTAAAGAAGATGGGGGATGATAGACAATCCATTCTAGCTACTGATTCTACTAGAATGGAAGATGAGATATCATCGAGTCATGAAGAACAAGTCCATGAATTGGCGCCTCCAATGAATTCACGCAATGGGAGCAGTGCATTACAAGTGTTGAATCTTCAAAATTGTTTCCAATCAAAATCAAGTTTCTTTCCAATATCAAGTTTCTTTATCGTGTTTAATTCCTCAGCcactttgaaatttttatatctatCGAAAAGTGAATTTGATAGTCTTCCCACAAGCATCAAAGGATTTGTTGCACTCAATTACCTCTACATGTGGGATTGCAAGAAACTTGAAGAAGTCTTAGAACTTCCACCAAATATAAGATTTGTAAATGTTCAGGGATGCAAGTCGTTAGAAAGATTTCCAGAAGTATCAAGAATATTGGAATTCAATGGAAGCCACATCAGATCGCTACAACAGATTAATATTTGTGGCTGCGACAAAATGCATGAGAAGATTTGGAATTATAAAGTGCCAAATTCATTACTATGGAAG GGACACTATGATGCCACTGTGTTTCCAGAAAATGAGATTCCAGGGTGGTTTCGGTATCAAAAAgagtttttagaaaatgaaattgttaAGAGAGGGGATAATGATTTCCAACTGAGGAAAAATGAAGAATGGGTAATAAATATTGAGGGGCCACACTATTTGAAGGATATAAGTGGAATTGTAGTATATGCAGTTGTGTTTTATAAAGAAGCTAACTACATGGATACCATTGAAGATGTTGAGATAACAAGCAATAGTTCCAATCATGTATGCCGTATCAATCTTTCTGAAGGGGTAAGTTTGCATCATAATAATACAACTGAAGTTGGAGGCAAATATTATGTACGGGTGAGCTACTCCGATTTAGAATCGTTTAAGGTAAAGGTTTTGGAGAATTTGAGAGTTCAACTTCGTACTGATTGGGCTTCTTTTCGGGTACCGTATTATAGAAGTTGGGGAGCCAATATTATATACAAGAAGCATGAAAGCAGAGcacataaaagaagaaaaatggattGA
- the LOC109012881 gene encoding disease resistance protein RPV1-like isoform X3, translated as MTTSSMASLQGVSSSLSSASTSSIHPWSYDVFLSFRGKDVRQKFISHLYNALDKRGISTYIDNELERGEEISQALFQAIEGSMISIIVLSRNYAESKWCLNEILKILECVRTIKQIVLPIFYDVDPSDVRHQKKKFGEAFSKLKGRSEGKVELVLKWEAALEELANMSGLELKNYRKESELIQEIIRWVDFRVVNHTPLSVAKYPIGLESRIQDIYQHLSIGKNDIVCMLGIFGTGGIGKTTISKDIYNRISSQFEGSCFLKNIRETSKRAGGVIQLQNTLLSTILGISFDVSDIDKGINVIRHRLCSKRVLLILDDVDELVQIEKLAGDRAWFGSGSRIIITTRDQQLLKISEVDSEYKLKILDDNEALRLFSLHAFKKDEPLDDYVELSKQVIKYAQGLPLALIVLGSDLKGQSIYQWKSAMDKYKSFPNRNIQKVLLVSYEGLDDTEREMFLDIAFFFKGESFAGVIKIFDSCGFSPVHGIQRLIDKCLITIEDEYVLMHDLLQNMGREIVRLESPKEPSKRSRLWFHEDICEVLEESTGTNKIEGMIIDMPEGEDVIRLSPKAFVQMKGLRVFINRNASFSSGPNYLSNKLRVLDWFEYPLQSLPPNFLGNRLIILKMRGSFLKELGMGFKFKNVTTITFDECNFLTKISDLSSISNLKELNVRRCTSLVEVHDSVGHLDNLSHLSFFDCSNLEIFPTSLKLRSLHYLDLRGCSSFRDFPKIECEMRYLHTLNLAGTVVEELPVSIGNLTGLDHLILSGCKNLMRLPINSILQMQHLSQLGIGGCTNLVKKMGDDRQSILATDSTRMEDEISSSHEEQVHELAPPMNSRNGSSALQVLNLQNCFQSKSSFFPISSFFIVFNSSATLKFLYLSKSEFDSLPTSIKGFVALNYLYMWDCKKLEEVLELPPNIRFVNVQGCKSLERFPEVSRILEFNGSHIRSLQQINICGCDKMHEKIWNYKVPNSLLWKGHYDATVFPENEIPGWFRYQKEFLENEIVKRGDNDFQLRKNEEWVINIEGPHYLKDISGIVVYAVVFYKEANYMDTIEDVEITSNSSNHVCRINLSEGVSLHHNNTTEVGGR; from the exons ATGACCACTTCTTCCATGGCCAGCTTACAAGGAGTTTCTTCCTCGCTCTCTTCCGCTTCAACTTCTTCCATCCATCCGTGGAGTTACGATGTATTCTTGAGCTTTAGAGGTAAAGATGTTcgccaaaaatttatttctcatctatacAATGCTTTGGATAAAAGGGGAATCAGCACTTACATAGACAATGAGCTTGAAAGAGGAGAGGAAATTTCACAAGCACTTTTCCAAGCTATCGAAGggtcaatgatttctattatcGTACTCTCTAGAAACTATGCAGAATCTAAATGGTGCTTAAACGAGATATTGAAGATCCTTGAGTGTGTGAGAACAATAAAACAAATTGTTCTACCAATATTTTACGATGTAGATCCATCAGATGTAagacatcaaaaaaaaaaatttggagaaGCATTTTCTAAACTTAAAGGTAGGTCCGAGGGCAAGGTAGAACTAGTGCTGAAGTGGGAGGCAGCATTAGAAGAACTAGCCAATATGTCGGGGCTCGAATTAAAGAATTACAG GAAAGAGTCAGAACTTATCCAGGAAATCATTCGATGGGTGGACTTTAGAGTGGTAAACCATACACCTCTAAGCGTTGCCAAGTATCCAATTGGGTTAGAGTCTCGTATACAAGACATTTATCAGCATTTAAGTATTGGAAAGAATGATATTGTATGCATGCTAGGGATATTTGGGACCGGTGGAATTGGTAAGACAACTATTTCAAAAGATATCTATAACCGGATTTCTTCTCAATTTGAAGGaagttgtttcttgaaaaacattagagaaacttcaaaacGAGCAGGAGGTGTAATTCAGCTGCAAAATACACTTCTTTCTACGATCTTGGGAATAAGTTTTGATGTTAGTGATATTGACAAAGGCATCAATGTGATTAGGCATAGACTTTGCTCTAAAAGGGTTCTCTtaattcttgatgatgtggatgagTTGGTCCAAATAGAAAAGTTAGCTGGAGATCGTGCTTGGTTTGGTTCAGGAAGTAGAATCATtataacaacaagagatcaacaattattaaaaatctcTGAAGTTGATTCGGAATAcaagttgaaaattttggatGACAATGAAGCTCTTCGGCTCTTTAGCTTGCATGCTTTTAAGAAAGACGAACCACTCGACGATTATGTGGAACTCTCTAAACAAGTAATAAAATATGCTCAGGGTCTTCCACTAGCTCTAATAGTGCTAGGTTCAGATCTAAAAGGTCAAAGTATATATCAATGGAAAAGTGCAATGGATAAATATAAAAGCTTTCCTAACAGAAATATTCAAAAAGTACTCTTAGTGAGCTATGAAGGATTGGATGATACTGAGAGGGAAATGTTCCTTgatattgcatttttctttaaagGAGAATCTTTTGCTGGtgtcataaaaatatttgatagtTGTGGTTTTTCTCCCGTTCATGGTATCCAAAGGCTTATAGACAAGTGTCTTATTACTATTGAAGATGAATATGTTCTGATGCATGACTTGCTACAAAATATGGGTCGAGAAATTGTTCGACTAGAATCACCCAAAGAGCCGAGCAAACGTAGTAGATTGTGGTTTCATGAGGATATCTGTGAAGTGTTGGAAGAAAGTACG GGTACAAACAAAATCGAAGGCATGATAATAGATATGCCTGAAGGCGAGGACGTGATTAGGTTGAGTCCCAAAGCATTTGTACAGATGAAAGGACTTAGAGTGTTTATCAATCGTAATGCAAGTTTTTCAAGTGGACCTAATTATCTCTCCAACAAGTTAAGAGTTCTTGATTGGTTTGAATATCCTCTTCAATCTTTGCCACCCAATTTTCTTGGAAATAGGCTCATTATATTGAAAATGCGTGGTAGCTTCTTGAAGGAGTTAGGCATGGGATTCAAGTTTAAG AATGTGACAACTATAACTTTTGATGAATGCAACTTCTTAACAAAAATCTCGGATCTTTCAAGCatctcaaatttgaaggaattgAATGTCAGAAGGTGTACAAGTTTAGTTGAGGTGCATGATTCCGTCGGACACCTGGATAATCTTTCTCATTTGAGTTTTTTTGATTGCTCTAACCTCGAAATTTTTCCAACAAGTCTCAAGTTGAGATCTTTACACTACCTTGATCTTCGTGGTTGCTCAAGCTTTCGTGACTTTCCTAAAATCGAGtgtgaaatgagatatttacaTACATTGAATCTAGCTGGCACTGTAGTGGAAGAACTACCTGTATCCATTGGAAACCTCACTGGACTTGATCATTTAATTCTAAGTGGTTGCAAAAACCTTATGCGTCTCCCAATTAACAGCATTCTTCAAATGCAACATTTAAGCCAGCTTGGGATTGGTGGTTGTACAAATCTGGTAAAGAAGATGGGGGATGATAGACAATCCATTCTAGCTACTGATTCTACTAGAATGGAAGATGAGATATCATCGAGTCATGAAGAACAAGTCCATGAATTGGCGCCTCCAATGAATTCACGCAATGGGAGCAGTGCATTACAAGTGTTGAATCTTCAAAATTGTTTCCAATCAAAATCAAGTTTCTTTCCAATATCAAGTTTCTTTATCGTGTTTAATTCCTCAGCcactttgaaatttttatatctatCGAAAAGTGAATTTGATAGTCTTCCCACAAGCATCAAAGGATTTGTTGCACTCAATTACCTCTACATGTGGGATTGCAAGAAACTTGAAGAAGTCTTAGAACTTCCACCAAATATAAGATTTGTAAATGTTCAGGGATGCAAGTCGTTAGAAAGATTTCCAGAAGTATCAAGAATATTGGAATTCAATGGAAGCCACATCAGATCGCTACAACAGATTAATATTTGTGGCTGCGACAAAATGCATGAGAAGATTTGGAATTATAAAGTGCCAAATTCATTACTATGGAAG GGACACTATGATGCCACTGTGTTTCCAGAAAATGAGATTCCAGGGTGGTTTCGGTATCAAAAAgagtttttagaaaatgaaattgttaAGAGAGGGGATAATGATTTCCAACTGAGGAAAAATGAAGAATGGGTAATAAATATTGAGGGGCCACACTATTTGAAGGATATAAGTGGAATTGTAGTATATGCAGTTGTGTTTTATAAAGAAGCTAACTACATGGATACCATTGAAGATGTTGAGATAACAAGCAATAGTTCCAATCATGTATGCCGTATCAATCTTTCTGAAGGGGTAAGTTTGCATCATAATAATACAACTGAAGTTGGAGGC AGGTAA
- the LOC109012881 gene encoding disease resistance protein RPV1-like isoform X1, with protein MTTSSMASLQGVSSSLSSASTSSIHPWSYDVFLSFRGKDVRQKFISHLYNALDKRGISTYIDNELERGEEISQALFQAIEGSMISIIVLSRNYAESKWCLNEILKILECVRTIKQIVLPIFYDVDPSDVRHQKKKFGEAFSKLKGRSEGKVELVLKWEAALEELANMSGLELKNYRKESELIQEIIRWVDFRVVNHTPLSVAKYPIGLESRIQDIYQHLSIGKNDIVCMLGIFGTGGIGKTTISKDIYNRISSQFEGSCFLKNIRETSKRAGGVIQLQNTLLSTILGISFDVSDIDKGINVIRHRLCSKRVLLILDDVDELVQIEKLAGDRAWFGSGSRIIITTRDQQLLKISEVDSEYKLKILDDNEALRLFSLHAFKKDEPLDDYVELSKQVIKYAQGLPLALIVLGSDLKGQSIYQWKSAMDKYKSFPNRNIQKVLLVSYEGLDDTEREMFLDIAFFFKGESFAGVIKIFDSCGFSPVHGIQRLIDKCLITIEDEYVLMHDLLQNMGREIVRLESPKEPSKRSRLWFHEDICEVLEESTGTNKIEGMIIDMPEGEDVIRLSPKAFVQMKGLRVFINRNASFSSGPNYLSNKLRVLDWFEYPLQSLPPNFLGNRLIILKMRGSFLKELGMGFKFKNVTTITFDECNFLTKISDLSSISNLKELNVRRCTSLVEVHDSVGHLDNLSHLSFFDCSNLEIFPTSLKLRSLHYLDLRGCSSFRDFPKIECEMRYLHTLNLAGTVVEELPVSIGNLTGLDHLILSGCKNLMRLPINSILQMQHLSQLGIGGCTNLVKKMGDDRQSILATDSTRMEDEISSSHEEQVHELAPPMNSRNGSSALQVLNLQNCFQSKSSFFPISSFFIVFNSSATLKFLYLSKSEFDSLPTSIKGFVALNYLYMWDCKKLEEVLELPPNIRFVNVQGCKSLERFPEVSRILEFNGSHIRSLQQINICGCDKMHEKIWNYKVPNSLLWKGHYDATVFPENEIPGWFRYQKEFLENEIVKRGDNDFQLRKNEEWVINIEGPHYLKDISGIVVYAVVFYKEANYMDTIEDVEITSNSSNHVCRINLSEGVSLHHNNTTEVGGKYYVRVSYSDLESFKVKVLENLRVQLRTDWASFRVPYYRSWGANIIYKKHESRAHKRRKMD; from the exons ATGACCACTTCTTCCATGGCCAGCTTACAAGGAGTTTCTTCCTCGCTCTCTTCCGCTTCAACTTCTTCCATCCATCCGTGGAGTTACGATGTATTCTTGAGCTTTAGAGGTAAAGATGTTcgccaaaaatttatttctcatctatacAATGCTTTGGATAAAAGGGGAATCAGCACTTACATAGACAATGAGCTTGAAAGAGGAGAGGAAATTTCACAAGCACTTTTCCAAGCTATCGAAGggtcaatgatttctattatcGTACTCTCTAGAAACTATGCAGAATCTAAATGGTGCTTAAACGAGATATTGAAGATCCTTGAGTGTGTGAGAACAATAAAACAAATTGTTCTACCAATATTTTACGATGTAGATCCATCAGATGTAagacatcaaaaaaaaaaatttggagaaGCATTTTCTAAACTTAAAGGTAGGTCCGAGGGCAAGGTAGAACTAGTGCTGAAGTGGGAGGCAGCATTAGAAGAACTAGCCAATATGTCGGGGCTCGAATTAAAGAATTACAG GAAAGAGTCAGAACTTATCCAGGAAATCATTCGATGGGTGGACTTTAGAGTGGTAAACCATACACCTCTAAGCGTTGCCAAGTATCCAATTGGGTTAGAGTCTCGTATACAAGACATTTATCAGCATTTAAGTATTGGAAAGAATGATATTGTATGCATGCTAGGGATATTTGGGACCGGTGGAATTGGTAAGACAACTATTTCAAAAGATATCTATAACCGGATTTCTTCTCAATTTGAAGGaagttgtttcttgaaaaacattagagaaacttcaaaacGAGCAGGAGGTGTAATTCAGCTGCAAAATACACTTCTTTCTACGATCTTGGGAATAAGTTTTGATGTTAGTGATATTGACAAAGGCATCAATGTGATTAGGCATAGACTTTGCTCTAAAAGGGTTCTCTtaattcttgatgatgtggatgagTTGGTCCAAATAGAAAAGTTAGCTGGAGATCGTGCTTGGTTTGGTTCAGGAAGTAGAATCATtataacaacaagagatcaacaattattaaaaatctcTGAAGTTGATTCGGAATAcaagttgaaaattttggatGACAATGAAGCTCTTCGGCTCTTTAGCTTGCATGCTTTTAAGAAAGACGAACCACTCGACGATTATGTGGAACTCTCTAAACAAGTAATAAAATATGCTCAGGGTCTTCCACTAGCTCTAATAGTGCTAGGTTCAGATCTAAAAGGTCAAAGTATATATCAATGGAAAAGTGCAATGGATAAATATAAAAGCTTTCCTAACAGAAATATTCAAAAAGTACTCTTAGTGAGCTATGAAGGATTGGATGATACTGAGAGGGAAATGTTCCTTgatattgcatttttctttaaagGAGAATCTTTTGCTGGtgtcataaaaatatttgatagtTGTGGTTTTTCTCCCGTTCATGGTATCCAAAGGCTTATAGACAAGTGTCTTATTACTATTGAAGATGAATATGTTCTGATGCATGACTTGCTACAAAATATGGGTCGAGAAATTGTTCGACTAGAATCACCCAAAGAGCCGAGCAAACGTAGTAGATTGTGGTTTCATGAGGATATCTGTGAAGTGTTGGAAGAAAGTACG GGTACAAACAAAATCGAAGGCATGATAATAGATATGCCTGAAGGCGAGGACGTGATTAGGTTGAGTCCCAAAGCATTTGTACAGATGAAAGGACTTAGAGTGTTTATCAATCGTAATGCAAGTTTTTCAAGTGGACCTAATTATCTCTCCAACAAGTTAAGAGTTCTTGATTGGTTTGAATATCCTCTTCAATCTTTGCCACCCAATTTTCTTGGAAATAGGCTCATTATATTGAAAATGCGTGGTAGCTTCTTGAAGGAGTTAGGCATGGGATTCAAGTTTAAG AATGTGACAACTATAACTTTTGATGAATGCAACTTCTTAACAAAAATCTCGGATCTTTCAAGCatctcaaatttgaaggaattgAATGTCAGAAGGTGTACAAGTTTAGTTGAGGTGCATGATTCCGTCGGACACCTGGATAATCTTTCTCATTTGAGTTTTTTTGATTGCTCTAACCTCGAAATTTTTCCAACAAGTCTCAAGTTGAGATCTTTACACTACCTTGATCTTCGTGGTTGCTCAAGCTTTCGTGACTTTCCTAAAATCGAGtgtgaaatgagatatttacaTACATTGAATCTAGCTGGCACTGTAGTGGAAGAACTACCTGTATCCATTGGAAACCTCACTGGACTTGATCATTTAATTCTAAGTGGTTGCAAAAACCTTATGCGTCTCCCAATTAACAGCATTCTTCAAATGCAACATTTAAGCCAGCTTGGGATTGGTGGTTGTACAAATCTGGTAAAGAAGATGGGGGATGATAGACAATCCATTCTAGCTACTGATTCTACTAGAATGGAAGATGAGATATCATCGAGTCATGAAGAACAAGTCCATGAATTGGCGCCTCCAATGAATTCACGCAATGGGAGCAGTGCATTACAAGTGTTGAATCTTCAAAATTGTTTCCAATCAAAATCAAGTTTCTTTCCAATATCAAGTTTCTTTATCGTGTTTAATTCCTCAGCcactttgaaatttttatatctatCGAAAAGTGAATTTGATAGTCTTCCCACAAGCATCAAAGGATTTGTTGCACTCAATTACCTCTACATGTGGGATTGCAAGAAACTTGAAGAAGTCTTAGAACTTCCACCAAATATAAGATTTGTAAATGTTCAGGGATGCAAGTCGTTAGAAAGATTTCCAGAAGTATCAAGAATATTGGAATTCAATGGAAGCCACATCAGATCGCTACAACAGATTAATATTTGTGGCTGCGACAAAATGCATGAGAAGATTTGGAATTATAAAGTGCCAAATTCATTACTATGGAAG GGACACTATGATGCCACTGTGTTTCCAGAAAATGAGATTCCAGGGTGGTTTCGGTATCAAAAAgagtttttagaaaatgaaattgttaAGAGAGGGGATAATGATTTCCAACTGAGGAAAAATGAAGAATGGGTAATAAATATTGAGGGGCCACACTATTTGAAGGATATAAGTGGAATTGTAGTATATGCAGTTGTGTTTTATAAAGAAGCTAACTACATGGATACCATTGAAGATGTTGAGATAACAAGCAATAGTTCCAATCATGTATGCCGTATCAATCTTTCTGAAGGGGTAAGTTTGCATCATAATAATACAACTGAAGTTGGAGGCAAATATTATGTACGGGTGAGCTACTCCGATTTAGAATCGTTTAAGGTAAAGGTTTTGGAGAATTTGAGAGTTCAACTTCGTACTGATTGGGCTTCTTTTCGGGTACCGTATTATAGAAGTTGGGGAGCCAATATTATATACAAGAAGCATGAAAGCAGAGcacataaaagaagaaaaatggattGA